A region from the Paraburkholderia youngii genome encodes:
- the phoU gene encoding phosphate signaling complex protein PhoU: MSDKHLSSQFDADLNLVSSKVLEMGGLVESQIVNAMQALNEFDLGMCEQVIAAEDRLNKMEVEIDEECSNIIARRQPAARDLRLLIAISKTITNLERAGDEAEKIAKRTRRLMEDGASRTINIAEIKLSGEMAVSILRRALDAFARLDTVAAAQIVRDDKAIDEEFRAFVRKLISYMTEDPRSISVGLDFLFIAKAIERIGDHAKNIAEFIIYIVKGTDVRHQSRDALEREALS; the protein is encoded by the coding sequence ATGTCCGATAAACATCTGTCCAGCCAGTTCGACGCCGACCTGAACCTCGTTTCGTCGAAAGTGCTCGAAATGGGCGGCCTCGTCGAATCGCAGATCGTCAACGCGATGCAGGCGCTCAACGAATTCGACCTCGGTATGTGCGAGCAGGTCATCGCCGCCGAAGACCGTCTGAACAAGATGGAAGTCGAGATCGACGAGGAGTGCAGCAACATCATCGCGCGCCGTCAGCCGGCCGCGCGCGATCTGCGCCTGCTGATCGCGATCTCGAAGACCATCACGAACCTCGAGCGCGCCGGCGACGAGGCCGAGAAGATCGCGAAACGCACCAGGCGTCTGATGGAAGACGGCGCCTCGCGCACCATCAACATCGCCGAGATCAAGCTGTCCGGCGAGATGGCCGTGTCGATCCTGCGCCGCGCGCTCGACGCGTTCGCGCGTCTGGACACGGTCGCGGCCGCGCAGATCGTGCGCGACGACAAGGCGATCGATGAGGAATTCCGCGCGTTCGTGCGCAAGCTGATTTCGTATATGACCGAAGATCCGCGTTCGATCTCGGTGGGCCTCGACTTCCTGTTCATCGCCAAGGCGATCGAGCGGATCGGCGACCACGCGAAGAACATCGCCGAATTCATCATCTACATCGTCAAGGGTACCGACGTGCGGCACCAGTCGCGCGACGCGCTCGAACGCGAAGCGCTCAGCTAA
- a CDS encoding RlmE family RNA methyltransferase, with product MAKNKFNTAWLHDHINDPYVKMAQREGYRARAAYKLKEIDEQDKLIRPGQVIVDLGSSPGSWSQYARNKLAGGSQRNAEREGGIDGTIIALDILPMEPVADVHFIQGDFREDSVLVQLEELVGARQVDLVISDMAPNLSGVAIADAARIEHLCDLALEFAQNHLKPDGALLVKCFHGSGYSQIVEKFKRQFKVVAARKPKASRDKSSETFILGKHLKRLV from the coding sequence ATGGCAAAAAACAAGTTCAATACCGCGTGGCTGCACGACCACATCAACGATCCGTACGTCAAAATGGCGCAGCGGGAAGGTTATCGTGCCCGCGCGGCCTACAAGCTCAAGGAAATCGACGAACAGGACAAGCTGATCCGCCCCGGACAGGTGATCGTCGATCTCGGTTCCTCGCCGGGCAGCTGGAGTCAGTACGCGCGTAACAAGCTGGCCGGCGGCTCGCAGCGCAACGCGGAACGCGAAGGTGGCATCGACGGCACGATCATCGCTTTGGACATTCTGCCGATGGAGCCGGTAGCCGACGTGCACTTCATCCAGGGGGATTTCCGCGAAGACTCGGTGCTGGTCCAGCTCGAAGAGTTGGTCGGCGCGCGCCAGGTAGACCTTGTAATTTCGGATATGGCACCCAACCTGTCCGGTGTGGCGATCGCGGACGCGGCGCGGATCGAGCATTTATGCGATCTCGCGCTCGAATTCGCACAAAATCACCTGAAGCCCGATGGTGCCCTTTTAGTCAAATGCTTTCACGGCAGCGGATATAGTCAGATTGTCGAAAAGTTCAAGCGCCAATTCAAGGTGGTGGCAGCCCGCAAGCCGAAGGCGTCGCGGGATAAATCGTCAGAAACATTTATTTTGGGTAAGCATTTGAAGCGTCTCGTGTAG
- the pstC gene encoding phosphate ABC transporter permease PstC, whose amino-acid sequence MSDIHLASGTSRATPPGSASQQKAPGRSGDVIFGGLARLSAIVTLLLLGGIIVSLIIASMPSIREFGLAFLWTAVWDPPSKQFGALVPIYGTLATSIIALIIAVPVSFGIALFLTELSPAWLRRPLGIAIELLAAIPSIVYGMWGLLVFAPIFAVWFQKPLGAVLGGIPIVGALFSGPPIGIGILCAGVILAIMIIPYIAAVMRDVFEVTPVLLKESAYGIGCTTWEVIWKIVLPYTKTGVIGGIMLGLGRALGETMAVTFVIGNTNLLDNISLFSPGNSITSALANEFAEADPGLHTSALMELGLILFVITFIVLAISKIMLLRLEKGEGAK is encoded by the coding sequence ATGTCCGATATTCATTTAGCGTCCGGCACGAGCCGGGCCACTCCGCCTGGCAGCGCGTCGCAGCAAAAAGCGCCTGGCCGCTCCGGCGATGTGATCTTCGGCGGCCTCGCACGCCTTTCCGCGATCGTCACGCTGCTGCTGCTCGGCGGCATCATCGTGTCGCTGATCATCGCCTCGATGCCGTCGATTCGCGAGTTCGGTCTCGCGTTCCTGTGGACGGCGGTGTGGGATCCACCCAGCAAGCAATTCGGCGCGCTCGTGCCGATCTACGGCACTCTCGCGACGTCGATCATCGCTCTCATCATCGCGGTGCCCGTCAGCTTCGGCATCGCGCTGTTTCTGACCGAACTGTCGCCCGCGTGGCTGCGTCGGCCGCTCGGCATCGCGATCGAACTGCTCGCCGCGATTCCGTCGATCGTGTACGGCATGTGGGGCCTGCTCGTGTTCGCGCCGATCTTCGCGGTGTGGTTCCAGAAGCCTCTCGGCGCGGTGCTCGGCGGCATTCCGATCGTCGGTGCGCTGTTCTCGGGTCCGCCGATCGGCATCGGCATTCTGTGCGCGGGCGTGATCCTTGCGATCATGATCATCCCGTACATCGCGGCGGTCATGCGCGACGTGTTCGAAGTGACGCCGGTGCTGCTGAAGGAATCGGCCTACGGTATCGGCTGCACGACGTGGGAAGTGATCTGGAAGATCGTACTGCCGTACACCAAGACCGGTGTGATCGGCGGCATCATGCTGGGCCTCGGCCGCGCGCTGGGTGAGACGATGGCGGTCACCTTCGTGATCGGCAACACCAATCTGCTCGACAATATTTCGCTGTTTTCGCCGGGCAACAGCATCACGTCGGCGCTCGCCAACGAGTTCGCGGAAGCGGACCCGGGCCTGCACACGTCGGCGCTGATGGAACTCGGCCTGATCCTGTTCGTGATTACATTCATCGTGCTGGCGATTTCGAAAATCATGCTGCTGCGTCTCGAGAAAGGGGAGGGCGCGAAATGA
- the folP gene encoding dihydropteroate synthase, whose product MSKVDCSSVPLPEPLQCGRFKLTFERPLVMGILNVTPDSFSDGGLYAMRGDALRHAERMMLEGADIIDIGGESTRPGAPPVPLDEELERVIPLVEQLRGANVPLSVDTYKPEVMRDALNAGADLINDVWGFRMPGAIDAVRDSDCGLCVMHMLGEPQTMQRGEPHYADVVSEVRQFLEERVATLQQAGIARERISVDPGFGFGKIVVEHNYALLAHLRDTAPRAASPYPILAGMSRKSMVGAVTGRPAPERVAGSIAAAVCAAERGAAILRVHDVAQTVDALKVWATLRDAAKQSRAHG is encoded by the coding sequence GTGTCGAAAGTCGATTGTTCTTCCGTACCCCTTCCAGAGCCGCTGCAGTGCGGCCGCTTCAAGCTGACGTTTGAACGCCCGTTGGTCATGGGCATTCTGAACGTCACTCCCGATTCCTTCTCCGATGGCGGCTTGTACGCGATGCGCGGCGATGCGCTGCGCCATGCCGAGCGCATGATGCTCGAGGGCGCGGACATTATCGATATCGGCGGGGAATCGACGCGTCCTGGCGCGCCGCCGGTGCCGCTCGACGAAGAACTGGAGCGCGTGATACCCCTCGTCGAGCAGCTGCGTGGCGCGAATGTGCCGTTGTCGGTCGATACATACAAGCCGGAAGTGATGCGCGACGCGTTGAACGCGGGCGCCGACCTGATCAACGACGTCTGGGGCTTCCGCATGCCCGGCGCGATCGACGCGGTGCGCGACAGCGACTGCGGCCTTTGTGTAATGCATATGTTAGGTGAGCCGCAGACCATGCAGCGCGGCGAGCCGCACTATGCCGACGTTGTCAGCGAAGTGCGCCAGTTCCTCGAGGAGCGTGTCGCGACTTTGCAGCAGGCGGGGATTGCGCGCGAGCGAATCAGCGTCGATCCGGGTTTCGGCTTCGGCAAGATCGTCGTCGAGCACAACTACGCGTTGCTTGCGCATCTGCGCGACACGGCGCCGCGCGCCGCGTCGCCATATCCGATCCTTGCGGGCATGTCGCGCAAATCGATGGTTGGCGCGGTGACAGGGCGGCCGGCGCCGGAGCGCGTGGCCGGCAGCATCGCCGCAGCGGTGTGCGCGGCCGAGCGGGGCGCCGCGATTCTGCGCGTACACGACGTCGCGCAAACAGTCGATGCATTGAAAGTATGGGCAACCCTGCGCGACGCTGCCAAGCAGAGCCGCGCGCACGGTTGA
- the ftsH gene encoding ATP-dependent zinc metalloprotease FtsH, translated as MNNNMFSKAAVWLVIALVLFTVFKQFDKPRVQEGVSYSQFMDDAKNGKVKNVIVQGRNLTVTPADGQKYQIVSPGDIWMVGDLMKYGVQVSGKADDEPNALMSVLYYLGPTILIIGFWFYMMRQMQGGGKGGAFSFGKSRARLIDENNNAINFTDVAGCDEAKEEVSELVDFLRDPQKFQKLGGRIPRGVLLVGPPGTGKTLLARAIAGEAKVPFFSISGSDFVEMFVGVGAARVRDMFEQAKKHAPCIVFIDEIDAVGRHRGAGMGGGNDEREQTLNQMLVEMDGFEANSGVIVIAATNRSDVLDKALLRPGRFDRQVYVGLPDIRGREHIMKVHLRKVPISNDVDAAVIARGTPGFSGADLANLVNEAALFAARRGKRIVEMTDFEDAKDKIFMGPERKSAVIREESKRATAYHESGHAVIAKLLPKADPVHKVTIIPRGRALGVTWQLPEHDNETYSKDYLLDRLAILFGGRVAEELFLNLISTGASDDFNKATQTARAMVARFGMTDALGPMVYVDDENDASPFGRGFTRTISEATQQKVDAEIRRVLDEQYNLARRLLEENRDKVEAMTAALMEWETIDADQINDIMAGRPPRSPKSSPPSASDASSGGSAGTEVKPGSATAPA; from the coding sequence TTGAACAACAATATGTTTTCGAAAGCAGCAGTGTGGCTGGTGATCGCACTGGTGCTGTTTACGGTGTTCAAGCAGTTCGACAAGCCCCGTGTCCAGGAAGGCGTTTCCTATTCGCAGTTCATGGACGACGCGAAGAACGGCAAAGTCAAGAACGTCATTGTCCAGGGGCGGAACCTCACGGTCACTCCAGCAGACGGCCAGAAGTACCAGATCGTGTCGCCCGGCGACATCTGGATGGTCGGCGATCTGATGAAGTATGGTGTACAGGTGAGCGGCAAGGCTGACGACGAACCCAATGCACTGATGTCCGTGTTGTATTACCTCGGGCCGACGATCCTGATCATCGGTTTCTGGTTCTACATGATGCGACAGATGCAGGGGGGCGGCAAAGGCGGGGCCTTCTCGTTTGGCAAGTCGCGCGCGCGGCTGATCGACGAGAACAACAACGCAATCAATTTCACCGACGTTGCCGGTTGCGACGAAGCCAAGGAAGAAGTGTCGGAGCTCGTCGACTTTTTGCGCGATCCGCAGAAATTCCAGAAGCTCGGTGGTCGTATTCCGCGCGGCGTGCTGCTCGTTGGCCCGCCGGGAACCGGTAAGACGCTGCTCGCACGCGCGATCGCCGGCGAGGCGAAGGTGCCGTTCTTCAGCATTTCGGGTTCGGATTTCGTGGAAATGTTCGTCGGCGTCGGCGCGGCTCGCGTGCGCGACATGTTCGAGCAGGCCAAGAAGCACGCGCCGTGTATCGTGTTCATCGACGAAATCGACGCGGTCGGCCGTCATCGCGGCGCCGGCATGGGCGGCGGTAACGACGAGCGCGAACAGACGCTGAACCAGATGCTCGTCGAAATGGACGGCTTCGAGGCGAACTCGGGTGTCATCGTGATCGCTGCGACGAACCGTTCGGATGTACTCGACAAGGCGCTGTTGCGTCCGGGCCGTTTCGACCGCCAGGTGTACGTCGGTCTGCCCGATATCCGCGGCCGCGAGCACATCATGAAGGTGCACCTGCGCAAGGTACCGATTTCGAACGACGTCGATGCGGCAGTGATCGCGCGCGGCACGCCGGGTTTCTCGGGCGCCGATCTCGCGAACCTCGTCAACGAAGCAGCGCTGTTCGCGGCGCGCCGTGGCAAGCGCATCGTCGAAATGACCGATTTCGAGGACGCGAAGGACAAGATCTTCATGGGTCCGGAGCGCAAGTCGGCCGTGATCCGCGAAGAATCGAAGCGTGCGACCGCGTATCACGAATCGGGTCACGCGGTGATCGCGAAGCTGTTGCCGAAGGCCGATCCGGTGCACAAGGTCACGATCATTCCGCGCGGCCGTGCGCTGGGCGTCACGTGGCAGTTGCCGGAGCATGATAACGAAACGTACTCGAAGGACTATCTGCTCGACCGTCTTGCCATTCTGTTCGGTGGTCGCGTCGCGGAAGAGCTGTTCCTGAACCTCATCAGCACCGGCGCCTCGGACGACTTCAACAAGGCGACCCAGACGGCTCGCGCAATGGTTGCCCGCTTCGGTATGACAGATGCGCTCGGACCGATGGTCTATGTCGACGACGAAAACGACGCTTCGCCGTTCGGCCGCGGCTTCACGCGGACCATTTCGGAGGCGACGCAGCAGAAGGTCGATGCGGAAATCCGTCGTGTGCTGGACGAGCAGTACAATCTCGCGCGGCGCCTGCTGGAAGAGAACCGCGACAAGGTCGAAGCGATGACCGCCGCATTGATGGAGTGGGAGACGATCGACGCCGATCAGATCAACGACATCATGGCCGGCCGTCCGCCGCGTTCGCCGAAGAGTTCGCCGCCGTCGGCAAGCGACGCCTCGTCGGGCGGTAGCGCGGGCACCGAAGTCAAGCCGGGCAGCGCAACCGCGCCGGCCTGA
- the phoB gene encoding phosphate regulon transcriptional regulator PhoB, with product MPSSILVIEDEPAISELISVNLQHAGHCPIRAYNAEQAHNLISDVLPDLVLLDWMLPGKSGISFARDLRNNERTKHIPIIMLTARGDEQDKVLGLEIGADDYVTKPFSPKELMARIKAVLRRRAPQLTEDVVAINGLKLDPATHRVAAHAEGSEIKLDLGPTEFRLLHFFMTHPERVHSRTQLLDQVWGDHVFVEERTVDVHIKRLRAALKPAGCDAMIETVRGSGYRLAKSA from the coding sequence ATGCCCAGCAGCATTCTCGTCATTGAAGATGAGCCCGCCATTTCCGAATTGATTTCGGTCAATCTTCAACACGCCGGACACTGCCCGATTCGCGCGTACAACGCGGAGCAGGCGCACAACCTGATCAGCGACGTGCTGCCCGATCTCGTGCTGCTCGACTGGATGTTGCCGGGCAAATCGGGCATTTCGTTCGCGCGCGATCTGCGCAACAACGAGCGCACGAAGCATATCCCGATCATCATGCTGACCGCGCGGGGCGACGAGCAGGACAAGGTGCTCGGCCTCGAGATCGGCGCCGACGACTACGTGACGAAGCCGTTCTCGCCGAAGGAACTGATGGCGCGCATCAAGGCGGTGCTGCGCCGCCGCGCGCCGCAGCTAACCGAAGACGTGGTCGCGATCAACGGCCTGAAGCTCGATCCGGCCACGCACCGCGTCGCGGCGCATGCGGAAGGCAGCGAGATCAAGCTCGATCTCGGCCCGACCGAATTCCGTCTACTGCATTTCTTCATGACTCACCCGGAGCGCGTGCACAGCCGCACGCAACTGCTCGACCAGGTGTGGGGCGATCACGTGTTCGTCGAAGAGCGTACCGTCGACGTGCATATCAAGCGTCTGCGTGCGGCACTCAAGCCGGCCGGGTGCGATGCTATGATTGAAACGGTACGCGGCAGCGGCTACCGGCTGGCGAAGAGCGCCTGA
- the pstB gene encoding phosphate ABC transporter ATP-binding protein PstB, translated as MNMAETQLNPVGHATAPAGSDPEHSAHAQTPSRPKIEVKDLNFFYGKYHALKNINLQIPEGKVTAFIGPSGCGKSTLLRTFNKMYALYPEQRAEGEIVMDGENLLTTRQDISLLRARIGMVFQKPTPFPMSIYDNIAFGVKMFEKLSRSEMDDRVEWALTKAALWNEVKDKLGQSGYGLSGGQQQRLCIARGIAIRPEVLLLDEPCSALDPISTGRIEELIAELKSDYTVVIVTHNMQQAARCSDYTAYMYLGELIEFGDTEKIFIKPVRKETEDYITGRFG; from the coding sequence ATGAACATGGCAGAAACCCAACTCAATCCGGTCGGGCACGCAACCGCGCCCGCGGGCTCCGACCCCGAACACAGCGCTCACGCGCAAACGCCGTCGCGTCCGAAGATCGAAGTCAAGGATCTCAACTTCTTCTACGGCAAGTACCACGCGCTGAAGAACATCAATCTGCAGATTCCCGAAGGCAAGGTGACCGCGTTCATCGGCCCGTCGGGCTGCGGCAAGTCCACGCTGCTGCGAACCTTCAACAAGATGTACGCGCTGTATCCGGAGCAGCGCGCGGAAGGCGAGATCGTGATGGACGGTGAAAACCTGCTGACTACGCGCCAGGATATTTCGCTGTTGCGCGCGCGCATCGGCATGGTGTTCCAGAAGCCGACGCCGTTCCCGATGTCGATCTACGACAACATCGCTTTCGGCGTGAAGATGTTCGAGAAGCTGTCGCGCTCGGAAATGGACGACCGCGTCGAATGGGCGCTGACCAAGGCGGCGCTGTGGAACGAAGTGAAGGACAAGCTCGGCCAGAGCGGCTACGGTCTGTCGGGCGGCCAGCAGCAGCGTCTGTGTATCGCGCGCGGTATCGCGATCCGCCCCGAAGTGCTGCTGCTCGACGAGCCGTGCTCGGCGCTCGACCCGATTTCGACGGGCCGTATCGAAGAACTGATCGCCGAACTGAAGAGCGACTACACGGTCGTGATCGTCACGCACAACATGCAGCAGGCGGCCCGCTGTTCGGACTACACTGCCTATATGTACCTCGGTGAACTGATCGAATTCGGCGACACAGAAAAAATCTTCATCAAGCCGGTCCGCAAGGAAACCGAGGACTACATCACCGGCCGCTTCGGCTGA
- the glmM gene encoding phosphoglucosamine mutase, with product MARRYFGTDGIRGKVGEGPITPEFVLRLGYAAGKVLAGADQWAKTGARPTVLIGKDTRVSGYMLEAALESGFSAAGVDVMLAGPMPTPGIAYLTRALRLAAGVVISASHNPYYDNGIKFFSADGNKLPDDVEAQIEEQLELPLACAASEQLGKARRLDDAAGRYIEFCKSTFPAAYDLRGMKLVVDCAHGAAYDVAPHVFHELGAEVIPIGVSPNGFNINDGVGATAPDALVRAVRANHADLGIALDGDADRLQVVDESGRLFNGDELLYVLVKDRIATAGHVEGAVGTLMTNMAVEVALQRAGVKFVRAAVGDRYVLEQLREHGWQLGAEGSGHILSLDRHSTGDGIVSALLVLAAMQRSGKSLADLLDGVTLFPQKLINVRMKPGADWKGSDTIRSAIKVAEGALDGRGRVLIRASGTEPVLRVMVEAQNVADALEHSEAIAQAVRVATA from the coding sequence ATGGCACGTCGTTACTTCGGAACGGACGGCATTCGAGGCAAGGTCGGGGAAGGCCCGATCACGCCGGAATTCGTGTTGCGGCTCGGCTACGCGGCCGGCAAGGTGCTCGCGGGCGCCGATCAATGGGCGAAGACAGGCGCTCGCCCGACCGTGCTGATCGGCAAGGACACGCGCGTCTCGGGCTACATGCTCGAAGCCGCGCTCGAATCGGGCTTTTCGGCGGCCGGCGTCGACGTGATGCTGGCCGGCCCGATGCCGACTCCCGGCATCGCCTATCTGACGCGCGCGCTGCGGCTTGCCGCGGGCGTCGTGATCAGCGCGTCGCATAACCCGTACTACGACAACGGTATCAAGTTCTTCTCGGCCGACGGCAACAAGTTGCCGGACGACGTCGAGGCGCAGATCGAGGAGCAGCTCGAGCTGCCGCTCGCTTGCGCGGCTTCCGAGCAGTTGGGCAAGGCGCGTCGTCTCGACGACGCGGCCGGCCGCTACATCGAGTTCTGCAAGAGCACCTTCCCGGCCGCGTACGACCTGCGCGGCATGAAGCTCGTCGTCGATTGCGCGCATGGCGCCGCGTACGACGTCGCGCCGCACGTGTTCCATGAGCTCGGCGCGGAAGTGATCCCGATCGGCGTCTCGCCGAACGGCTTCAATATCAACGACGGCGTCGGCGCGACCGCGCCGGATGCGCTGGTGCGCGCGGTGCGCGCGAACCACGCGGACCTCGGTATCGCGCTCGATGGCGACGCCGACCGTTTGCAGGTAGTCGACGAGTCCGGCCGCCTGTTCAACGGCGACGAGCTGCTGTACGTGCTGGTCAAAGACCGTATCGCGACCGCCGGCCACGTGGAAGGCGCGGTCGGCACACTGATGACCAACATGGCCGTGGAGGTCGCGCTGCAGAGAGCCGGCGTCAAGTTCGTGCGCGCCGCGGTCGGCGACCGCTATGTGCTCGAACAGCTTCGCGAACACGGCTGGCAGCTCGGCGCCGAAGGTTCGGGCCACATTCTGTCGCTCGATCGCCATTCGACCGGCGACGGCATCGTGTCCGCTCTGCTCGTGCTGGCGGCGATGCAGCGCAGCGGCAAGTCGCTCGCGGATCTGCTCGACGGCGTCACGCTGTTCCCGCAGAAGCTGATCAACGTGCGCATGAAGCCCGGCGCGGACTGGAAGGGCAGCGATACGATTCGTAGCGCGATCAAGGTGGCCGAAGGCGCGCTCGACGGGCGCGGTCGCGTCCTGATCCGCGCGTCGGGCACCGAGCCGGTACTGCGCGTGATGGTAGAGGCGCAGAACGTCGCGGACGCGCTCGAGCATTCGGAAGCGATTGCGCAAGCCGTGCGGGTAGCAACGGCCTGA
- the pstA gene encoding phosphate ABC transporter permease PstA, translated as MSGPSLNMPGLKDPATLEAMRVRLQGRRRMTNAIALTLSLAAMAFGLLWLVWILYTTLHLGIGGLSVELFTQSTPPPNTDGGGLANAIVGSLLLVALATFVGTPIGIMAGVYLAEYGQKGWLANLTRFINDILLSAPSIVIGLFVYALVVAKMGHFSGWAGVLALALLQIPIVIRTTENMLKLVPNAMREAAFALGTPKWKMVLSITLKASIAGIVTGVLLAIARIAGETAPLLFTALSNQFFSVDMGQPVANLPVTIYKFAMSPFAQWQSLAWAGVFLITLAVLGLNILARTIFSNK; from the coding sequence ATGAGCGGGCCGTCCCTGAATATGCCGGGTCTGAAGGACCCCGCGACGCTCGAAGCGATGCGCGTGCGTCTGCAAGGGCGCCGTCGGATGACCAACGCGATCGCGCTGACGCTGTCGCTCGCGGCGATGGCGTTCGGCCTGCTGTGGCTCGTGTGGATTCTCTATACGACGCTGCATCTCGGGATCGGCGGTTTGTCGGTCGAGCTCTTCACGCAGTCGACGCCGCCGCCGAACACCGATGGCGGCGGTCTTGCGAATGCGATCGTCGGCAGCCTGTTGCTGGTCGCGCTCGCGACCTTCGTCGGCACGCCGATCGGCATCATGGCGGGCGTCTATCTCGCCGAATACGGCCAGAAGGGCTGGCTTGCGAACCTCACGCGCTTCATCAACGACATCCTGCTGTCGGCGCCGTCGATCGTCATCGGTCTATTCGTCTACGCGCTCGTCGTCGCGAAGATGGGCCACTTCAGCGGCTGGGCCGGCGTGCTCGCGCTGGCGCTTCTGCAGATTCCGATCGTGATCCGCACGACCGAAAACATGCTGAAGCTCGTGCCGAATGCGATGCGGGAAGCCGCGTTCGCGCTCGGCACGCCGAAGTGGAAGATGGTGCTGTCGATCACGCTGAAGGCGTCGATCGCGGGCATCGTTACCGGTGTGCTGCTCGCCATCGCGCGGATTGCCGGCGAAACCGCGCCGCTGCTTTTTACCGCGCTGTCGAACCAGTTCTTCTCGGTCGATATGGGCCAGCCGGTCGCGAACCTGCCGGTCACGATCTACAAGTTTGCGATGAGCCCGTTCGCGCAATGGCAATCGCTCGCGTGGGCCGGCGTCTTCCTGATCACGCTCGCGGTGCTGGGACTGAATATCCTCGCGCGCACGATCTTCTCGAACAAGTAA
- the pstS gene encoding phosphate ABC transporter substrate-binding protein PstS produces MKLMQTVFAGVAGALFAIAAQAADITGAGSTFAAPIYTKWADAYQKTGGGKVNYQGIGSSGGIKQIEAKTVDFAGSDAPLKDDELAKQGLFQFPTVVGGVVPAVNVPGVKPGELVLSGEVLGDIYLGKIKKWNDPAIVALNAKVKLPDLDIAVVRRADGSGTSFIWTNYLSKVNPEWKTKVGEGATVNWPTGTGGKGNDGVAAFVQRLPGSIGYVEWAYAKQNHMNYVAMKNEAGAVVQPQTDTFKAAAAGADWSKSFYQILTNEPGKNAWPIVGATFVLLHTTQEKAPQGAETLKFFDWAFKNGGQAANDLDYISLPESVVSEIRTQWKQKVKDSAGKTLAE; encoded by the coding sequence ATGAAATTGATGCAAACCGTGTTCGCTGGCGTCGCTGGCGCGCTTTTCGCAATCGCAGCGCAAGCCGCAGACATCACCGGCGCGGGCAGCACGTTCGCGGCACCGATTTACACGAAGTGGGCCGACGCTTATCAGAAGACCGGCGGCGGCAAGGTTAACTACCAGGGCATCGGGTCGTCGGGCGGCATCAAGCAGATCGAGGCGAAGACCGTCGATTTCGCTGGTTCGGACGCTCCGCTGAAGGACGACGAACTCGCGAAGCAAGGCCTGTTCCAATTCCCGACGGTGGTCGGCGGCGTGGTGCCGGCAGTCAACGTGCCGGGCGTGAAGCCGGGCGAACTGGTGCTGTCGGGTGAAGTGCTCGGCGACATCTATCTCGGCAAGATCAAAAAGTGGAATGACCCGGCAATCGTCGCGCTGAACGCGAAGGTCAAGCTGCCGGATCTGGACATCGCCGTGGTGCGCCGCGCCGACGGTTCGGGCACCAGCTTCATCTGGACGAACTACCTGTCGAAGGTCAACCCGGAATGGAAGACGAAGGTCGGTGAAGGTGCGACGGTCAACTGGCCGACCGGCACGGGCGGCAAGGGTAACGACGGCGTCGCGGCATTCGTGCAGCGTCTGCCGGGTTCGATCGGCTACGTCGAATGGGCCTACGCCAAGCAGAACCACATGAACTACGTCGCGATGAAGAACGAAGCTGGCGCAGTGGTTCAGCCGCAGACGGACACGTTCAAGGCAGCGGCTGCTGGCGCTGACTGGTCGAAGTCGTTCTACCAGATCCTGACGAACGAGCCGGGCAAGAACGCATGGCCGATCGTCGGCGCGACGTTCGTGCTGCTGCACACGACGCAGGAAAAGGCACCGCAAGGCGCGGAAACGCTGAAGTTCTTCGACTGGGCGTTCAAGAACGGCGGTCAGGCTGCGAACGATCTGGACTACATCTCGCTGCCGGAATCGGTCGTGTCGGAAATCCGCACGCAGTGGAAGCAGAAGGTCAAGGATTCGGCAGGCAAGACGCTCGCCGAGTAA